Proteins encoded by one window of Bradyrhizobium sp. B097:
- a CDS encoding histidine phosphatase family protein, with amino-acid sequence MPVPTIYYIRHGETSWNAEGRLQGVQDIALNERGRAQAAHAGRILADLLARDGRDKATLPFVASPLLRARATMELVRTELGLPPGDYALDARLREIAYGSWEGSTLAEAQAADPAVYARRLAEKWTVSPEGGESYVDVQARMTEWYGSVTSDTVAVAHGGTARALMVALGFETPASAADLAIEQGAVYVFGAAGLRKYS; translated from the coding sequence ATGCCGGTGCCAACGATCTACTACATCCGCCACGGCGAGACCTCATGGAACGCCGAAGGCCGGCTTCAGGGCGTGCAGGATATTGCTCTCAACGAGCGCGGCCGCGCCCAGGCGGCACATGCCGGCCGCATCCTCGCCGATCTCCTGGCGCGCGACGGCCGTGACAAGGCGACGCTGCCGTTCGTCGCAAGTCCGCTGCTCCGGGCGCGCGCGACCATGGAGCTGGTGCGCACCGAGCTTGGCCTGCCGCCGGGCGACTACGCCCTCGACGCGCGGCTGCGCGAGATCGCCTACGGGTCGTGGGAAGGCTCGACGCTGGCAGAGGCGCAGGCCGCCGACCCCGCCGTCTATGCCCGCCGCCTGGCTGAGAAGTGGACGGTGTCGCCGGAGGGCGGCGAGAGCTATGTCGACGTGCAGGCGCGGATGACCGAGTGGTACGGCTCGGTGACGTCGGACACCGTCGCCGTCGCACATGGCGGCACGGCGCGGGCGCTGATGGTGGCGCTCGGCTTCGAGACCCCGGCCTCCGCCGCCGACCTCGCCATCGAGCAGGGCGCGGTCTACGTGTTCGGCGCGGCGGGCCTGCGGAAATATAGTTAA
- a CDS encoding nucleoside 2-deoxyribosyltransferase, with protein sequence MKIYLAGPDVFLPDAVEIGRRKAEVCAYHGLTGLYPLDNSINPTAAGASLTIFKSNEAMMESADAVIANLTPFRGPSADAGTVYELGYMAGRGKLCLAYSNDPTSYANRVARLQQVVPASDGRLIDAEGLTVEEFGLPDNLMMMHALELHGSPLVTPREPAADLWHDLTSFETCVRLAAAQRRQAAK encoded by the coding sequence ATGAAAATCTATCTGGCAGGTCCTGACGTGTTCCTGCCGGATGCCGTGGAGATCGGCCGCCGCAAGGCGGAGGTGTGCGCCTATCACGGGCTGACCGGGCTCTATCCGCTAGACAACAGCATCAATCCCACAGCCGCCGGCGCCTCACTCACCATCTTCAAAAGCAACGAGGCGATGATGGAGTCGGCCGACGCCGTCATCGCCAATTTGACGCCGTTTCGCGGCCCCAGTGCCGACGCAGGCACCGTCTACGAACTCGGCTACATGGCGGGACGCGGCAAGCTGTGCCTCGCCTATTCGAACGATCCCACGTCCTACGCCAATCGGGTGGCGCGGCTGCAGCAGGTCGTGCCGGCATCCGACGGACGCCTGATCGACGCGGAGGGACTGACGGTGGAAGAGTTTGGCTTGCCGGACAATCTGATGATGATGCATGCGCTCGAGCTGCACGGCAGTCCGCTGGTGACGCCGAGGGAGCCTGCGGCCGACCTCTGGCACGACCTCACCTCCTTCGAGACCTGCGTGCGGCTCGCCGCCGCGCAGCGCCGGCAGGCCGCCAAGTGA
- the aroC gene encoding chorismate synthase translates to MSFNTFGHMFRVTTFGESHGVAIGCVVDGCPPLIPLTVEEIQHDLDRRRPGQSRFTTQRQEPDAVKILSGVMAHPESGVQVTTGTPIALLIENTDQRSKDYSEIKDKFRPGHADFTYEAKYGLRDYRGGGRSSARETATRVAAGAIARKVLPEVKVRGALVQMGPHKIDREKWDWDEIANNPFFCPDKDKATFFESYLDGIRKSGSSIGAVIEVVAEGVPAGLGAPIYAKLDSDLASAMMSINAVKGVEIGAGFGAAELTGEENADEMRTGNNGTRFLSNHAGGVLGGISTGQPVVVRFAVKPTSSILTTRRTVDRKGADTDILTKGRHDPCVGIRAVPVGEAMMACVLADHFLRDRGQTGR, encoded by the coding sequence ATGTCCTTCAATACTTTCGGCCATATGTTCCGCGTCACGACCTTCGGCGAGAGCCATGGGGTCGCGATCGGCTGCGTGGTGGACGGCTGCCCGCCGCTGATCCCTCTGACGGTGGAGGAGATCCAGCACGACCTCGACCGCCGCCGGCCCGGCCAGTCGCGCTTCACCACCCAGCGCCAGGAGCCGGATGCGGTGAAGATCCTGTCCGGCGTGATGGCGCATCCGGAAAGCGGTGTGCAGGTGACGACCGGCACGCCAATCGCGCTCCTGATCGAGAACACCGACCAGCGCTCGAAGGATTATTCCGAGATCAAGGACAAGTTCCGCCCCGGCCATGCCGACTTCACCTATGAGGCGAAATACGGCCTGCGCGACTATCGCGGCGGTGGGCGTTCCTCCGCGCGCGAGACCGCGACCCGCGTCGCGGCCGGCGCGATCGCGCGAAAAGTCCTGCCCGAGGTGAAGGTGCGCGGCGCGCTGGTGCAGATGGGCCCGCACAAGATCGACCGCGAGAAGTGGGACTGGGACGAGATCGCAAACAACCCGTTCTTCTGTCCCGACAAGGACAAGGCGACGTTCTTCGAGAGCTATCTCGACGGCATCAGGAAGAGCGGTTCCTCGATCGGCGCTGTCATCGAGGTCGTCGCCGAGGGCGTGCCGGCCGGGCTCGGCGCGCCGATCTACGCCAAACTCGACAGCGATCTCGCTTCCGCGATGATGAGCATCAACGCGGTCAAGGGCGTCGAGATCGGCGCCGGCTTCGGCGCCGCCGAGCTCACCGGCGAGGAGAACGCCGACGAGATGCGGACCGGCAACAACGGAACGCGTTTCCTGTCCAACCATGCCGGCGGCGTGCTCGGCGGCATCTCGACCGGCCAGCCGGTGGTGGTGCGCTTTGCGGTCAAGCCGACGTCCTCGATCCTGACCACGCGCCGCACCGTCGATCGCAAGGGCGCCGATACCGACATCCTGACCAAGGGCCGCCACGACCCCTGCGTCGGCATCCGCGCGGTGCCGGTCGGGGAGGCCATGATGGCCTGCGTGCTGGCCGACCATTTTCTGCGCGACCGCGGGCAGACCGGGCGCTGA
- a CDS encoding TlyA family RNA methyltransferase yields MTKQVTRPGDNDNDASAGKRIDVLLVERGLFESRARARAAIDAGLVTADGKPIAKASELVAPGAALTAEPAHPYVSRGGVKLAGALEHYPIDVEGHVCLDVGASTGGFTEVLLANGASLVFAIDVGHGQLHPSLQGHPKIVSMEETDIRNFEGKRLPARPDVVVIDVSFISLKLVLPVALSLAAAPMHLLALIKPQFEAARKHAKRGVIRNAMVHQEICDDIAAFVASLGCTDIQVFPSSITGGDGNIEFFLGARRG; encoded by the coding sequence GTGACCAAGCAAGTGACCAGGCCGGGCGACAACGACAACGACGCATCCGCCGGCAAGCGCATCGACGTGCTGCTGGTCGAGCGCGGCCTGTTCGAAAGCCGGGCCCGGGCCCGCGCCGCAATCGACGCCGGCCTCGTCACCGCCGACGGCAAGCCAATCGCGAAGGCATCCGAGCTCGTGGCGCCCGGCGCCGCACTCACGGCCGAGCCGGCGCATCCCTATGTCTCGCGCGGCGGCGTCAAGCTCGCCGGCGCACTCGAACATTATCCGATCGACGTCGAGGGCCATGTCTGCCTCGATGTCGGCGCCTCGACCGGCGGCTTCACCGAAGTGCTGCTCGCCAATGGTGCGAGCCTCGTGTTCGCCATCGATGTCGGCCACGGCCAGCTGCATCCCTCGCTGCAGGGGCATCCGAAGATCGTGTCCATGGAGGAGACCGACATCAGGAATTTCGAGGGCAAACGCCTGCCGGCGCGGCCGGACGTCGTCGTGATCGACGTCAGCTTCATCTCGCTGAAGCTGGTGCTGCCGGTGGCGCTGTCGCTGGCGGCGGCGCCGATGCATCTGTTGGCGCTGATCAAGCCGCAGTTCGAGGCGGCCCGGAAACACGCCAAGCGCGGCGTCATCCGCAACGCGATGGTGCACCAGGAGATCTGCGACGATATCGCCGCCTTCGTCGCCTCGCTCGGTTGCACCGACATTCAGGTGTTCCCGTCATCGATCACCGGTGGCGACGGCAACATCGAATTCTTCCTCGGCGCGCGCCGTGGCTGA
- the clpS gene encoding ATP-dependent Clp protease adapter ClpS — translation MPDTVVKPKTRTKTKVERPRLHKVILVNDDYTPREFVVTVLKGEFRMTDDQAYKVMLTAHQRGVCVVAVFTRDVAETKATRATDAGRAKGYPLLFTTEPEE, via the coding sequence ATGCCCGATACCGTCGTCAAACCGAAAACCAGGACGAAGACCAAGGTCGAACGGCCACGCCTGCACAAGGTGATCCTGGTCAACGACGATTACACGCCGCGCGAATTCGTCGTCACCGTGCTGAAGGGCGAATTCCGCATGACCGACGACCAGGCCTACAAGGTGATGCTGACCGCGCATCAGCGCGGCGTCTGCGTGGTCGCGGTGTTCACCAGGGATGTCGCCGAGACCAAGGCGACGCGCGCCACCGACGCCGGCCGCGCCAAGGGCTATCCGCTGCTGTTCACCACCGAGCCCGAGGAATAA
- a CDS encoding adenylate/guanylate cyclase domain-containing protein: MNASELRDIIAWMIGGARSAPTPAQMMAECCERLVRAGLPLWRVGVFVRTLHPEIYGRHFIWKPGAEVETGTVDHNILDAPEFAVSPLAIVLKQGVEVRARHDDPASSRFPIVVDLQAEGVTDYIAVPLINTAGPPNASSWTTRQPGGFTDEQLDAIRSITIPLSRYIEIVTLRRTATLLLDTYVGNRAGERILGGQIRRGSADTMDAAIWLSDLRGFTALSDRLPSETVVEILNLYFDCQVTAIRDHGGEVLKFMGDGLLAVFPVDEYLGDEVQVCSRVLEAARASRAGVEALQFPNGDAVERFRFGVALHLGRVLYGNIGGGNRLDFTCIGPAVNLAARLEKIAGRLGRTVVASERFAGIHDGGWSDLGEFPIAGFAKAERVYGLFDEAPVAAAS, from the coding sequence ATGAACGCGTCGGAGCTTCGGGACATCATCGCATGGATGATCGGCGGCGCGCGGTCGGCGCCGACCCCGGCGCAGATGATGGCGGAATGCTGCGAACGCCTGGTACGGGCCGGGCTGCCGCTGTGGCGCGTCGGCGTCTTCGTGCGCACGCTGCATCCCGAAATCTACGGCCGCCATTTCATCTGGAAGCCCGGCGCCGAGGTCGAGACCGGCACGGTCGATCACAACATCCTGGACGCCCCGGAATTTGCCGTCAGCCCGCTAGCGATCGTCCTCAAGCAGGGCGTTGAGGTGCGTGCGCGGCACGACGACCCCGCCAGCTCCCGCTTTCCGATTGTCGTGGATCTGCAGGCGGAGGGCGTCACCGACTACATCGCGGTGCCGCTGATCAACACCGCCGGCCCCCCGAACGCGTCGAGCTGGACCACCAGGCAGCCGGGCGGCTTCACCGACGAGCAGCTGGATGCGATCCGCTCGATCACCATCCCGCTGTCGCGCTACATCGAGATCGTCACGCTGCGCCGCACCGCGACGCTGCTGCTCGACACTTACGTCGGCAACCGTGCCGGCGAGCGCATCCTGGGCGGGCAGATCAGGCGCGGTAGCGCCGACACCATGGATGCGGCTATCTGGCTGTCCGACCTGCGCGGCTTCACCGCGCTGTCCGACCGCTTGCCGTCGGAAACCGTCGTGGAGATCCTCAACCTCTACTTCGATTGCCAGGTCACCGCGATCCGCGACCATGGCGGCGAGGTGCTCAAGTTCATGGGCGATGGCCTGCTCGCGGTGTTCCCGGTCGACGAGTATCTCGGCGACGAGGTGCAGGTCTGCTCGCGGGTGCTGGAGGCGGCGCGCGCATCCCGCGCCGGGGTCGAGGCGCTGCAATTCCCCAATGGCGACGCGGTCGAGCGCTTCCGCTTCGGCGTCGCGCTGCATCTCGGGCGCGTGCTCTACGGCAATATCGGCGGCGGCAACCGGCTCGACTTCACCTGCATCGGTCCGGCGGTCAATCTCGCCGCGCGGCTCGAGAAGATCGCTGGCCGCCTCGGCCGCACCGTCGTGGCCTCCGAGCGTTTCGCCGGCATTCACGACGGCGGCTGGAGCGATCTCGGCGAGTTTCCGATCGCGGGATTTGCCAAGGCCGAACGGGTCTACGGCCTGTTCGACGAGGCGCCGGTCGCCGCTGCGAGCTAG
- a CDS encoding J domain-containing protein codes for MRDPYEVLGVQRSASAATIKSAYRKLAKKHHPDNNKNDPKAAARFAEINTANEIVGDEDKRKQFDRGEIDADGKPRFQGFPGGGAGAGGRAGPGGFEYSFRGGPGPGGGVGGGSFEDILNSMFGNAARGGGGARGGRASPFEFEGGGVGVDLDLSVAMTVSLEESAGGGDKRVRLPTGRELNVKIPPGVTAGQQIRLKGQGDTAQGHPPGDLLITISIAPHPFFKVDGNDLRIDLPITLYEAVLGGKVRVPTLGSAVELSIPKNTSSGRTFRLKGKGLSKAGAVGDLYVTTRIVLPDGNDAELEALMQTWRERNSYNPRSDLG; via the coding sequence ATGCGCGACCCCTATGAGGTCTTGGGGGTGCAGCGGAGCGCCAGCGCTGCGACGATCAAGAGCGCCTATCGCAAGCTCGCCAAGAAGCATCACCCTGATAACAACAAGAACGACCCGAAGGCGGCTGCCCGCTTTGCGGAGATCAACACGGCCAACGAGATCGTCGGCGACGAGGACAAGCGCAAGCAGTTCGACCGCGGCGAGATCGATGCCGACGGCAAGCCGCGCTTCCAGGGCTTCCCGGGCGGCGGCGCCGGTGCCGGCGGCCGTGCCGGTCCCGGTGGCTTCGAGTACAGTTTCCGTGGCGGCCCCGGCCCCGGCGGCGGCGTGGGCGGCGGCAGCTTCGAGGACATCCTCAACAGCATGTTCGGCAACGCCGCGCGTGGCGGCGGTGGCGCGCGCGGGGGGCGGGCCAGCCCGTTTGAATTCGAAGGCGGCGGGGTCGGCGTCGACCTCGATCTTTCGGTCGCCATGACGGTGTCGCTGGAGGAATCGGCTGGGGGCGGCGACAAGCGCGTGCGCCTGCCGACCGGCCGTGAGCTCAACGTCAAGATTCCGCCCGGTGTCACCGCAGGCCAGCAGATCCGGCTGAAGGGGCAGGGCGACACCGCGCAAGGCCACCCGCCCGGTGACCTCCTGATCACGATCTCGATCGCGCCGCATCCGTTCTTCAAGGTCGACGGCAACGATCTGCGGATCGATCTGCCCATTACCCTCTACGAGGCGGTGCTGGGCGGCAAGGTCCGGGTGCCGACGCTCGGCAGCGCCGTCGAACTGTCGATCCCGAAGAACACCTCGAGCGGCCGCACCTTCCGCCTCAAGGGCAAGGGGCTGTCGAAGGCGGGCGCCGTCGGCGACCTCTATGTCACGACCCGCATCGTCCTTCCCGACGGGAACGATGCCGAGCTTGAGGCATTGATGCAGACGTGGCGGGAGCGAAATTCCTACAATCCGCGCAGCGATCTCGGCTGA
- a CDS encoding anti-sigma factor — MTDPNIPVTEDELHAYVDNELPAERRGDVEAWLATHPDDAARVQSWRAMAETLHARYDTVLDEAVPKRLELERLVRQPRRWVYGAVAATLMAFIAGGGVGWIARGAAATPSAFQSFTLDALDAHRLYVVEVRHPVEVPGSERDHLQQWLTKRCGWDVRAPDLTGLKLVGGRLLPGPSGPASFLMYESTSGERFTVYTAKAKTEATQMRYAVQGSDGALFWADRGVAYVVSGGTDRTRLTQVAQAVYDQMEKNGG, encoded by the coding sequence ATGACCGACCCGAATATCCCCGTCACCGAAGACGAGCTGCACGCTTACGTCGACAACGAGCTGCCGGCCGAACGCCGCGGCGATGTCGAGGCGTGGCTCGCCACGCATCCTGACGACGCGGCGCGGGTGCAGTCATGGCGCGCGATGGCCGAGACGCTGCATGCGCGCTACGACACGGTGCTCGACGAGGCGGTGCCGAAGCGGCTCGAACTCGAGCGGCTGGTGCGCCAGCCGCGCCGCTGGGTCTATGGCGCGGTGGCGGCGACGCTGATGGCCTTCATCGCCGGCGGCGGCGTCGGCTGGATCGCGCGCGGCGCCGCGGCGACGCCGTCGGCCTTCCAGAGCTTTACGCTGGATGCGCTGGATGCGCATCGGCTCTACGTGGTCGAGGTCCGTCATCCCGTCGAGGTGCCCGGCAGCGAGCGCGATCATCTGCAGCAATGGCTGACCAAGCGCTGCGGCTGGGACGTCCGCGCGCCCGACCTCACCGGGCTGAAGCTGGTCGGCGGCCGCCTGCTGCCGGGGCCGAGCGGGCCGGCGTCGTTCCTGATGTATGAGAGCACGTCCGGCGAGCGCTTCACGGTCTACACCGCCAAGGCGAAAACCGAGGCGACCCAGATGCGCTATGCCGTCCAGGGCAGCGACGGCGCGCTGTTCTGGGCCGATCGCGGCGTCGCCTATGTCGTCAGCGGCGGCACCGACCGGACGCGCCTGACCCAGGTCGCGCAGGCGGTCTACGATCAGATGGAGAAGAACGGCGGCTGA
- a CDS encoding sigma-70 family RNA polymerase sigma factor — MTAFRQSVEAMIPALRRYARALVRDSDIADDLVQDTLVRALRSERLFLGGDVRSWLYTILTNLNKNRRRSLARRPAFMPLLDNNADASGTEAEGRDIERALSTLVEEQRSVLLLVMLEGMSYREVADIQGVPIGTVMSRLARARAHVRASIEGQRPTLRRVK; from the coding sequence ATGACCGCGTTTCGTCAAAGTGTCGAAGCCATGATTCCAGCGCTCCGCCGCTATGCGCGCGCGCTGGTGCGTGACTCGGATATCGCCGATGATTTGGTGCAGGACACGCTGGTACGCGCGCTGCGCTCGGAGCGGCTGTTTCTCGGCGGCGACGTCAGGAGCTGGCTGTACACGATCCTGACCAATCTGAACAAGAACCGCAGGCGCTCGCTGGCGCGGCGGCCGGCCTTCATGCCGCTGCTCGACAACAATGCCGACGCCAGCGGCACCGAGGCCGAGGGACGCGACATCGAGCGCGCATTGTCGACGCTGGTCGAGGAGCAGCGTTCGGTGCTGCTGCTCGTGATGCTGGAGGGCATGAGCTACCGGGAGGTCGCCGACATCCAGGGCGTGCCGATCGGCACGGTGATGTCCCGCCTCGCCCGCGCGCGCGCCCATGTGCGGGCCTCGATCGAGGGCCAGCGCCCAACCCTGAGGCGGGTGAAATGA
- a CDS encoding DMT family transporter, with amino-acid sequence MTDTNAQHRIGIALVVAAAAAWSTAPFFTRLLHFDSWTILFWRGLFGGGAIALFLVATQGWRGARDLVVMPLSGWLVAGLSTFGMVTFIPALQLTSVANVAILIAMQPFVAAAIAWLWLSERAGPGTLLASLVALAGVAITVSGAGGITDYRGIGLACVMVLAISLMTVVIRRHKGTPMIAAAALSNFLGSAVSLPLGQGIGAVTGADLGVLAMFGACQVGLGLTLFTVGSRLLPSAQASLIATLETPLMPFWVWLAFAEVPSPRALIGGALVMGAVVVDIALSQRAQLARPEGG; translated from the coding sequence GTGACTGACACGAACGCGCAGCATCGCATCGGGATCGCGCTGGTCGTCGCGGCTGCCGCGGCCTGGAGCACTGCGCCGTTTTTCACCCGGCTGCTGCACTTCGATTCCTGGACCATCCTGTTCTGGCGCGGGCTGTTCGGTGGCGGCGCGATCGCGCTGTTCCTGGTCGCCACGCAGGGCTGGCGCGGCGCGCGCGATCTCGTCGTGATGCCTTTGAGCGGATGGCTGGTGGCCGGCCTCTCGACCTTCGGCATGGTGACGTTCATTCCGGCGCTGCAACTGACCAGCGTCGCCAATGTCGCCATTCTCATCGCGATGCAGCCGTTCGTGGCGGCCGCGATTGCCTGGCTTTGGCTCAGTGAGCGGGCGGGGCCCGGCACATTGCTGGCAAGCCTTGTCGCGCTCGCGGGTGTGGCGATCACCGTCAGCGGCGCCGGCGGCATCACGGATTACCGGGGCATCGGCCTTGCCTGTGTGATGGTGCTGGCGATTTCGCTGATGACGGTGGTGATCCGGCGGCACAAGGGGACGCCGATGATCGCCGCCGCGGCGCTCTCGAACTTTCTCGGCAGTGCCGTGAGCTTGCCGTTGGGGCAGGGCATCGGCGCGGTCACCGGCGCCGATCTCGGCGTGCTCGCGATGTTCGGCGCGTGCCAGGTCGGTCTCGGTCTCACCTTGTTCACGGTCGGCTCGAGGTTGCTGCCGTCCGCGCAGGCCTCGCTGATCGCCACGCTCGAGACGCCGCTGATGCCGTTCTGGGTGTGGCTGGCGTTTGCCGAGGTGCCGTCGCCGCGCGCCCTGATCGGCGGCGCGCTGGTGATGGGGGCGGTCGTCGTCGACATTGCGCTGAGTCAGCGGGCGCAGCTCGCACGGCCCGAGGGCGGGTGA
- a CDS encoding nucleotidyltransferase domain-containing protein, producing MSHDPLLARIIPVLAGVPGVAAIVLGGSRARGTAHDASDTDLGLYYRDNAAPDIDRLRAVVTGLVDDPTAAHVTAVGEWGRWIVGGAWLTIGGHKVDLLYRSIDQVTDVIDACRNGEISVHYQPGHPHGFCSAIWMGEVALCRALHDPDGLVAALKAKTAPYPPALRDALVRRFQWEALFAIENAELAVPRGDSTHIAGCAYRALACIAQVLFALNGQYLINEKGALTQAANFPVTVRDLTGRVAEVWRQIGAAEHAAAMQTLRELESDVRDISSGVREQP from the coding sequence ATGTCCCACGATCCGCTGCTCGCGCGCATCATTCCCGTCCTTGCTGGCGTCCCGGGCGTCGCCGCCATCGTGCTCGGCGGCTCCCGGGCGCGCGGCACGGCGCATGACGCCTCCGACACCGATCTCGGCCTCTACTATCGGGATAACGCCGCTCCGGATATCGATCGGCTGCGCGCGGTGGTGACCGGCCTGGTCGATGATCCCACCGCTGCCCATGTGACGGCGGTCGGCGAATGGGGCCGGTGGATCGTCGGCGGCGCTTGGCTCACGATCGGCGGCCACAAGGTCGACCTGCTCTACCGCAGCATCGACCAGGTCACTGACGTCATCGATGCCTGCCGGAACGGCGAGATCAGCGTGCACTACCAGCCGGGCCATCCGCACGGCTTCTGCTCGGCGATCTGGATGGGCGAGGTGGCGTTGTGCCGTGCCCTGCATGATCCCGACGGCCTCGTCGCCGCATTGAAGGCAAAGACCGCGCCCTACCCGCCCGCCCTGCGCGATGCGCTGGTGCGGCGCTTTCAATGGGAAGCCCTGTTCGCGATCGAGAATGCCGAGCTTGCCGTGCCGCGCGGCGACAGCACGCATATCGCCGGCTGCGCCTATCGCGCGCTGGCCTGCATCGCACAGGTGCTGTTTGCACTGAACGGGCAGTATCTGATCAACGAAAAGGGCGCGCTGACGCAGGCGGCGAATTTTCCGGTGACGGTTCGCGACCTCACCGGGCGCGTTGCCGAGGTCTGGCGGCAGATCGGCGCCGCCGAGCACGCCGCCGCGATGCAGACGCTCCGCGAACTCGAAAGCGACGTTCGAGATATTTCCTCGGGGGTTCGCGAACAACCGTAG
- a CDS encoding methyltransferase, translated as MAELLTIDHVGHRGDGVAIDGAQSIFVPTTLAGETVEVDDVPGNHPDRRRLVRVTQESPERIAPFCPHFGVCGGCAIQHWNDAPYRAWKRNIVVETLAQAKVAAEVAPLLDAHGAGRRRITLHGRMGTHEVLKVGFAAAGSHDIIPVDRCPILDPALDGALEAAWATAEPLISIGKPLDIQVTATLNGLDIDVRGSGALPTSLITTLSRVAEKHRLTRLTRHGELVLQRGSPEIAIGKVKVVLPPGSFLQATVKGEETLAALVREHCGRAKHIADLFCGVGPFALRLAEKARVTAFDSDAGAIAALQKAAQSTPGLKPLKAEARDLFRRPLMPQELRDYDAVVFDPPRQGAQALVTQLAASKVPVVVAVSCNAATFARDAKILIDGGYKIAGVTPVDQFRHTAHVELVARFAR; from the coding sequence GTGGCTGAGCTTCTCACCATCGACCATGTCGGCCATCGCGGCGACGGCGTCGCGATCGATGGCGCGCAGTCGATCTTCGTGCCCACCACGCTGGCCGGTGAAACGGTCGAGGTCGACGACGTTCCGGGCAATCATCCCGACCGGCGGCGGCTGGTGCGGGTGACGCAGGAAAGCCCCGAGCGGATCGCCCCGTTCTGCCCGCATTTCGGCGTCTGCGGCGGCTGCGCGATCCAGCATTGGAATGACGCGCCCTACCGCGCCTGGAAACGCAACATCGTGGTCGAGACGCTAGCGCAGGCAAAGGTCGCGGCCGAAGTCGCACCGCTGCTCGACGCCCATGGCGCGGGCCGCCGCCGCATCACGCTGCACGGACGCATGGGGACCCATGAGGTGCTCAAGGTCGGCTTCGCTGCGGCCGGTTCGCACGACATCATCCCGGTCGACCGCTGTCCGATCCTCGATCCGGCGCTCGACGGCGCGCTCGAGGCGGCCTGGGCCACAGCCGAACCGCTGATCTCGATCGGCAAGCCGCTCGACATCCAGGTGACCGCGACCCTCAATGGTCTCGACATCGATGTGCGTGGCTCCGGTGCGCTGCCGACCAGCCTGATCACCACTCTGTCGCGGGTCGCCGAGAAGCACCGGCTGACACGCCTGACACGGCATGGCGAGCTGGTGCTGCAGCGCGGCTCTCCCGAAATTGCGATCGGAAAGGTGAAGGTCGTGCTGCCGCCGGGCTCGTTCCTGCAGGCGACCGTCAAGGGCGAGGAGACGCTTGCGGCGCTGGTTCGCGAGCATTGCGGACGCGCCAAGCACATCGCCGATCTGTTTTGCGGCGTCGGGCCGTTTGCGCTCCGCCTCGCCGAGAAGGCGCGGGTCACGGCCTTCGACAGCGACGCCGGCGCGATCGCGGCGCTGCAAAAGGCTGCGCAATCGACGCCGGGGCTGAAGCCGCTCAAGGCCGAGGCGCGCGATCTGTTCCGACGCCCGCTGATGCCGCAGGAGTTGCGCGACTACGACGCCGTCGTGTTCGATCCGCCCCGGCAAGGCGCGCAGGCGCTGGTCACCCAGCTTGCGGCGAGCAAGGTGCCGGTGGTCGTCGCGGTGTCCTGCAACGCCGCAACGTTTGCGCGCGACGCAAAGATCCTGATCGATGGCGGCTACAAGATCGCTGGCGTCACCCCGGTCGATCAGTTCCGCCACACGGCGCATGTCGAGCTGGTGGCGCGGTTTGCGCGCTGA
- a CDS encoding DUF1194 domain-containing protein codes for MRWYVSIGAVLVAGMLASGDVAGVAAPGPGTQTGRLAEKESTPSVDIELIIAVDVSYSMDMDELAIQREGYAQAIVSKEFLQALKAGPNGKISITYFEWAASNDQKVIIPWRVIDGPESADAVSAEIMKTPVRRASRTSISGAIYFAIPMFDENPHRGLRRVIDISGDGPNNNGTPITPARDAALDKGIVINGLPIMVKEPSYSTMDIENLDYYYEDCVIGGPGSFVVSIKDREKFKEAIRTKLLLEVAGRTPERPIVRTAEKEPRVSCTIGEKIWQDRWGR; via the coding sequence ATGCGCTGGTATGTCTCGATCGGAGCGGTGCTTGTCGCGGGCATGTTGGCCAGCGGCGATGTGGCCGGTGTTGCCGCGCCCGGCCCGGGAACACAGACAGGCCGGCTGGCCGAAAAGGAATCCACGCCGAGCGTCGACATCGAGCTCATCATTGCGGTCGACGTCTCCTATTCGATGGACATGGACGAGCTCGCGATCCAGCGCGAGGGCTATGCGCAAGCGATCGTTTCCAAGGAGTTCCTGCAGGCGCTGAAGGCCGGCCCGAACGGCAAGATCTCGATCACCTATTTCGAATGGGCCGCCTCCAACGACCAGAAGGTCATCATTCCCTGGCGGGTGATCGACGGCCCCGAATCCGCCGACGCGGTCTCCGCCGAGATCATGAAGACGCCGGTGCGCCGCGCCTCGCGCACCTCGATCTCGGGCGCGATCTATTTCGCGATCCCGATGTTCGACGAGAATCCGCATCGCGGCCTGCGCCGCGTGATCGATATTTCCGGCGACGGCCCCAACAACAACGGCACGCCGATCACGCCGGCGCGCGATGCTGCGCTCGACAAGGGCATCGTCATCAACGGCCTGCCGATCATGGTGAAGGAGCCGTCCTACTCGACGATGGATATCGAAAATCTCGACTATTACTACGAGGACTGCGTGATCGGCGGGCCCGGCTCCTTCGTGGTGTCGATCAAGGATCGCGAGAAGTTCAAGGAAGCGATCCGCACCAAGTTGCTGCTTGAGGTCGCCGGCCGCACCCCCGAGCGCCCGATCGTGCGGACTGCCGAGAAGGAGCCACGGGTCAGTTGCACGATCGGCGAGAAGATCTGGCAGGATCGCTGGGGGCGGTAG